The Primulina eburnea isolate SZY01 chromosome 8, ASM2296580v1, whole genome shotgun sequence genome contains a region encoding:
- the LOC140838486 gene encoding LOW QUALITY PROTEIN: uncharacterized protein (The sequence of the model RefSeq protein was modified relative to this genomic sequence to represent the inferred CDS: deleted 1 base in 1 codon), which translates to MQLPTPMFPQTLNPPFPPFHLSLGRIINPFFETIAPIRSYPKTPKRHIVCSLTPNRRFHGLNASVRPDFRSFAGRSKGKQGGSSSGRIEGNAELRREAKRNARRKSKKLAENLFYRLKNPHKNYPDNFSEEELQMIGLGYDRMVRFMDQDDPNLKHPYDWYKYGQFGPYSWRGVVLGDPIRGSFSDERVTMIGEVRDQEEWEKIEQYDMAVDFQKSLDAMDKNKRFRYYWVFVRHPRWTISDLPWQQWTLVCEVVLEAGDQRLDKWTLMGRLGNNTRTMITQCAAWMRPDIIYVNRPVYQCRFEPQEEFFGALQPLLDPETEEDFMFELENDDGTMELCTYFGGLCKMVKVNPKAFVDDVVNAYQKLSDEKKSKCLEFLLSNHPVLLLHPYTKEWKAKLEELELGCDAPDETDDRGGNLGENDFVLDWIEDDDRDEDEVSEDEEEPDDLIIDTEGDGDEEVLGFQEDEDTGPEEDASYWDDEFKKAMRSNEGMEKLVKRSIETSNKFYEEQMKAMEQRKEKVETVGDGDEIEMRGKRAKVGPEEWKRLGYGPYRRRVKKSKIPPSLFLRAAVRPFTYRNLVKEIVLTRHAILEGDIATRK; encoded by the exons ATGCAACTTCCAACCCCAATGTTCCCTCAGACATTAAACCCTCCTTTTCCCCCCTTTCACCTCTCTCTCGGTAGAATTATCAACCCTTTTTTCGAAACTATAGCCCCGATTCGATCGTACCCCAAGACCCCCAAACGCCATATAGTCTGCTCCCTGACGCCTAACCGACGATTTCACGGCCTAAATGCCAGTGTTCGGCCGGACTTCCGCTCATTTGCTGGTCGGAGCAAAGGGAAACAAGGAGGCTCCTCTTCAGGTCGTATAGAGGGAAACGCGGAGCTCCGTAGAGAAGCCAAACGCAATGCACGCCGGAAAAGCAAGAAGCTGGCGGAGAACCTATTCTACAGGTTGAAGAATCCCCACAAGAATTACCCTGATAATTTTTCGGAAGAGGAGCTACAAATGATTGGTCTAGGATATGATAGAATGGTGAGGTTTATGGATCAGGATGACCCAAATTTGAAGCACCCGTATGACTGGTATAAATATGGTCAATTCGGACCCTACTCA TGGCGTGGGGTAGTATTAGGCGACCCAATTCGTGGTAGCTTTTCGGATGAACGTGTGACCATGATTGGCGAGGTTAGGGATCAAGAGGAGTGGGAAAAGATTGAGCAGTATGATATGGCCGTTGATTTTCAGAAAAGTTTGGATGCTATGGACAAGAACAAGAGATTTAGGTATTATTGGGTTTTTGTAAGGCATCCAAGATGGACGATCTCGGATTTGCCTTGGCAGCAATGGACTTTGGTCTGTGAAGTGGTGCTTGAAGCCGGGGATCAGAGATTGGATAAGTGGACTTTGATGGGGAGGCTTGGGAACAATACGAGGACCATGATCACTCAATGTGCAGCCTGGATGAGACCGGACATAATATATGTTAACAGGCCAGTATACCAGTGTAGGTTTGAGCCTCAAGAGGAATTTTTCGGGGCATTACAACCGCTGCTTGATCCAGAAACTGAGGAGGATTTCATGTTTGAGCTGGAGAATGATGATGGAACGATGGAGCTGTGTACATACTTTGGTGGTTTGTGCAAGATGGTGAAGGTGAACCCCAAGGCTTTCGTGGATGATGTGGTGAATGCATATCAGAAGTTGAGTGATGAGAAGAAGTCAAAATGTTTGGAATTTTTGTTGAGTAATCACCCTGTGTTGTTGTTACATCCATATACCAAGGAGTGGAAGGCAAAGTTGGAGGAACTTGAGTTGGGGTGTGATGCACCTGATGAAACTGATGATCGTGGTGGCAACCTTGGTGAGAATGATTTCGTACTGGATTGGATTGAGGATGATGATCGTGATGAAGATGAAGTGAGTGAGGATGAAGAGGAGCCAGATGATTTAATTATAGACACGGAAGGAGATGGAGATGAGGAGGTATTGGGATTCCAGGAGGACGAGGATACTGGTCCAGAAGAGGATGCCTCGTATTGGGACGACGAGTTTAAGAAGGCCATGCGTAGCAATGAGGGTATGGAAAAACTTGTAAAGAGAAGTATAGAGACTTCTAACAAGTTTTATGAAGAGCAGATGAAGGCAATGGAGCAACGGAAGGAGAAGGTGGAAACCGTTGGGGACGGAGATGAAAtagaaatgagaggaaagagggCTAAGGTCGGCCCCGAAGAATGGAAGCGTCTTGGCTATGGTCCATACAGAAGGAGGGTCAAGAAGAGTAAGATTCCACCTAGCTTGTTCCTACGTGCAGCAGTTCGGCCATTCACTTACAGGAATCTTGTAAAGGAGATTGTTTTGACGAGGCATGCTATTTTGGAAGGTGATATTGCAACGAGGAAATGA